From one Lolium rigidum isolate FL_2022 chromosome 4, APGP_CSIRO_Lrig_0.1, whole genome shotgun sequence genomic stretch:
- the LOC124705339 gene encoding uncharacterized protein LOC124705339, whose protein sequence is MKLFKADLEMVQNFNPPKEIEAQSLYELEHSYAHLQPNWARTKFTVRVEEGHRFLCECGLFGHFGVVCAHVIRLMIHLGLNQIPDFHIMKRWTKSARDISVPIVEGPEETELSLPKSFRHNIMYVNAWSL, encoded by the exons ATGAAGCTTTTCAAAGCTGACTTGGAGATGGTACAGAATTTCAATCCACCTAAGGAAATAGAAGCCCAGAGTTTGTACGAGCTGGAGCATTCGTATGCTCATCTCCAGCCCAATTGGGCTCGCACAAAATTCACGGTTCGTGTTGAGGAAGGACATCGCTTTCTATGTGAATGTGGTTTGTTTGGACATTTCGGTGTCGTGTGCGCCCATGTCATTAGG CTGATGATACACCTTGGATTGAATCAGATCCCTGACTTCCACATAATGAAGCGGTGGACAAAATCTGCTAGGGACATTTCGGTTCCAATTGTTGAGGGGCCCGAAGAGACGGAGCTGTCATTGCCAAAGTCTTTTCGGCACAACATAATGTACGTCAACGCTTGGAGCTTGTAA